The following proteins are co-located in the Echinicola sp. 20G genome:
- a CDS encoding RagB/SusD family nutrient uptake outer membrane protein: MKKTIIKYIVGVCAVWMTSSCDDYLDVQPMDKFLESQVFSTQIGVQNALNGIYLELNNNRAYGEDLTLGAIEALAQRYNQPNSDQPLYSYQNYLYDEQPVMTKFESIWTRAYVNILNINALLDGLEKYPGVLPQDEENLVKGESYALRAFLHFDMLRIFGGVPGESMDAYQLPYYDAVEKEAVPLIAGSLFMDKVLADLEMAGDYLSGDPIVENGTMLSESPDGEINFFRYRNFRMNLYAVKALQARAYQYAGNDQAALESAEWVIENASQWFPWTDPLAVLSTPDAPDMVFSSEILFGTYNMNLYGRFNSLFNSSLQENKILYARPRRLDQTFETNENDYRFNSSWVLGSNHSFKTFNKYNEPGQINNSTASFKYVLGLIRMSEMYYIAAESLADTDPGKALGYLNTVRYNRGLQDLNEGVDIQDEILKEYRKEFFGEGQLFFYYKRHNIDRIPNGSSNTANKTMDESTYVVPLPLSELEFRN; the protein is encoded by the coding sequence ATGAAAAAAACAATCATAAAATATATAGTAGGGGTTTGTGCAGTGTGGATGACCAGTTCATGTGATGATTATCTGGATGTACAGCCCATGGACAAATTTTTGGAGAGCCAGGTATTTTCAACTCAAATCGGAGTACAAAATGCTTTGAACGGCATCTACCTGGAGCTGAACAATAATCGTGCTTATGGAGAGGACCTTACTTTGGGTGCTATAGAGGCCTTGGCGCAGCGGTACAACCAACCGAATAGTGACCAACCCTTGTATTCGTACCAAAACTATTTGTACGATGAGCAACCCGTGATGACCAAGTTTGAAAGCATCTGGACCAGGGCCTATGTGAACATCTTGAATATCAATGCGCTTCTGGATGGCCTGGAGAAGTATCCGGGTGTATTGCCCCAAGATGAAGAAAATCTGGTCAAGGGAGAAAGCTATGCCCTAAGGGCATTCCTTCACTTTGACATGCTGCGGATCTTTGGAGGTGTACCGGGGGAAAGCATGGATGCGTACCAGTTGCCCTATTACGATGCAGTGGAAAAGGAAGCTGTCCCGTTGATTGCCGGAAGTTTGTTTATGGACAAAGTGTTGGCTGACCTTGAGATGGCGGGGGATTACCTTTCCGGAGATCCAATCGTTGAAAACGGGACGATGCTTTCGGAATCACCGGATGGGGAAATCAACTTTTTCAGGTATAGGAACTTCAGGATGAACCTTTATGCGGTGAAGGCACTCCAGGCAAGGGCATATCAGTATGCCGGTAATGATCAGGCAGCCCTTGAATCAGCTGAATGGGTGATCGAAAATGCAAGCCAGTGGTTCCCATGGACAGATCCTTTGGCTGTATTGTCCACTCCTGATGCCCCTGATATGGTGTTCTCTTCTGAGATTCTTTTCGGGACCTATAACATGAACCTTTATGGCAGGTTCAACAGCTTGTTCAACAGTAGTTTACAGGAGAATAAAATTTTGTATGCTAGGCCAAGGAGACTTGACCAGACCTTTGAGACCAATGAAAATGATTACCGCTTCAATTCTTCATGGGTATTGGGCAGCAACCATTCCTTCAAGACATTCAACAAGTACAATGAGCCGGGTCAGATCAATAACTCAACAGCAAGCTTTAAATATGTATTGGGATTGATCAGGATGTCAGAGATGTATTATATAGCAGCGGAGTCCTTGGCGGACACTGATCCGGGGAAAGCACTGGGTTACTTGAATACGGTAAGGTACAACAGGGGCTTGCAGGACCTGAACGAAGGTGTGGATATCCAGGACGAGATCCTGAAGGAGTACAGAAAGGAGTTCTTCGGAGAAGGCCAGTTGTTCTTTTACTATAAGCGCCACAATATAGACCGCATCCCAAACGGCTCATCGAATACGGCCAACAAGACGATGGACGAGAGCACCTATGTGGTTCCTTTGCCACTATCGGAATTAGAGTTTAGAAACTAG
- a CDS encoding PKD-like family lipoprotein: protein MKKILIYIFLGLLPVALPACMEDLGSYDYTEINEIDFEGIDSSYVAYQGEQFKIEPNLIFTKDESDNPDNYEYEWFLHLPGALPGDKEKFLSDQRILDIPLSVAPGVYQGYYRVKDLTTGVKFATKFDIEVVSSVYEGWMVMSDINGQPRLDMASRIEEDYKVIPDVLSYTGSPLNLEGDPGLVFCYSFDPRQYGIYVSSGATGTTKIDPDTFGWSEDLRLTYEATGSFAEDWKADRIYDRGSNSSLLVSGGNVYYYYRTYGISYGVPINMVSGEAAPYTPSPYISVNPLFIVDQSILFDEDNKRFLRHTGVNSEESHLMPEGTLFDYNIGMDLKYMGYSEYNGGEAFAVLSDNSQFHIARITQTRNNIKQVYFEPVSVPGFDQADNFTVHPDFGYLFFNIGPKVYEYDLSTKVAHEMLDYGDKEITHLEFYNLAFPRTHTEDYERQLMVATNDSSLPAESSGKLEFYNVPPVNGQITLDSELEGFGKIVSVSYRER, encoded by the coding sequence ATGAAAAAGATATTAATATATATATTCCTAGGGCTACTACCAGTTGCGCTACCAGCGTGTATGGAGGACTTGGGTAGCTATGATTACACAGAAATCAATGAAATAGATTTTGAGGGTATAGATAGTAGTTATGTAGCATACCAAGGAGAGCAGTTTAAGATAGAACCAAATCTTATTTTTACCAAAGACGAATCCGATAACCCGGATAATTACGAATATGAGTGGTTCCTTCACTTACCGGGAGCTCTGCCAGGCGATAAAGAAAAATTTCTTAGTGACCAAAGAATTTTGGATATTCCTCTTTCAGTAGCGCCTGGAGTGTATCAAGGTTATTACAGGGTTAAGGATTTAACTACTGGGGTGAAGTTTGCCACCAAATTTGACATAGAAGTGGTCAGCTCAGTTTATGAAGGTTGGATGGTAATGAGCGACATAAATGGTCAACCAAGGTTGGACATGGCCAGTCGGATTGAGGAAGATTACAAGGTGATTCCGGATGTTTTATCATATACAGGCTCTCCACTTAATTTGGAAGGTGATCCTGGATTGGTTTTCTGCTATAGTTTTGACCCGAGACAATATGGAATTTACGTCAGCAGTGGAGCAACAGGAACTACCAAAATTGACCCGGATACTTTTGGATGGTCAGAAGATTTAAGATTGACTTATGAAGCAACGGGTTCTTTTGCAGAAGATTGGAAGGCTGACCGTATTTATGATAGAGGTTCTAACTCCTCCTTATTGGTTAGCGGTGGCAATGTGTATTATTATTACAGAACTTATGGGATAAGCTACGGGGTTCCTATTAATATGGTCAGCGGCGAAGCAGCCCCATATACACCTTCACCATATATCAGTGTGAATCCATTGTTTATAGTTGATCAGTCTATTTTATTTGATGAGGATAACAAGCGCTTTTTAAGACACACCGGTGTCAATAGCGAAGAGTCCCATTTAATGCCTGAAGGAACTTTGTTCGATTATAATATTGGGATGGATTTGAAGTATATGGGGTATTCCGAATACAACGGAGGAGAAGCGTTTGCAGTCCTTAGCGATAATAGCCAATTCCATATTGCTAGAATTACCCAAACTAGGAATAACATTAAGCAAGTATATTTTGAGCCAGTAAGTGTTCCTGGTTTTGACCAAGCAGATAACTTTACCGTTCATCCGGATTTTGGATACCTTTTCTTTAACATCGGTCCAAAAGTGTATGAATATGATTTATCCACTAAAGTAGCCCATGAGATGCTGGACTATGGTGATAAAGAAATAACCCATCTTGAATTTTATAATTTGGCATTTCCAAGAACACATACTGAAGATTATGAAAGACAGCTGATGGTGGCCACAAATGATTCCTCATTGCCTGCTGAAAGTTCAGGAAAGCTGGAGTTTTATAACGTGCCTCCGGTAAACGGTCAGATTACCTTGGATAGTGAGTTGGAAGGCTTCGGTAAAATTGTGAGTGTTTCATATAGGGAAAGGTAA
- a CDS encoding retropepsin-like aspartic protease, with the protein MIIINKRIKWGLTVLLVGLSVFSSFAQTKKHLEEAVGAFEKAMISRDVEAVKKLLAPDFMIGVYDGQEMQYLLDGIVKRYSAIEAITYQGKKNHRKLVLTKVNIQLEKGEEITTNLAFNKDAQLSYVDLFDGFYDLDRYSDHGLVATIPFEMENNKIIIKAKMNDCQETLKLIFDTGADGMALSPKVAEMVGVKNIRDHKTAVVGGSTKVKFSSGNTVHLTEKLSLSNQNLVIFQGMEDKVDGLIGGGVLRKFTTKFDFDKGEIELYDFNSFEPSPEAAVFNVDFGSGVPEIPIKYYLSNKKEELTAEMVFDTGAGYSMIFFGPYVGQEKLTEGFEAAFHSTNYSMGMATPIQIGYMDYARIGDQKIENVLVSLQQYDPQNKDWITSSGSFGIELIKKFHVTIDRLHKKIYLEPNESFSKPTEFVIAGMVLHFNDQEELEIKQVIQGSAASREGLRPGGKIMMIGDFTSDDLLENGLNELLNIEQSSITVRVLAGEQAMQLELEI; encoded by the coding sequence ATGATAATTATTAACAAAAGGATAAAATGGGGCTTGACGGTTCTTCTTGTGGGCCTTAGTGTATTCTCCTCTTTTGCGCAAACTAAAAAGCATCTTGAGGAAGCGGTAGGAGCTTTTGAAAAGGCCATGATATCGCGAGACGTAGAGGCTGTAAAGAAACTGTTAGCTCCAGATTTTATGATTGGAGTTTATGATGGTCAAGAAATGCAGTACTTATTGGATGGGATTGTAAAGCGTTATTCAGCGATAGAAGCCATTACTTATCAAGGCAAAAAGAATCATAGGAAGCTGGTGCTGACCAAGGTAAATATTCAACTTGAGAAAGGAGAAGAAATCACCACCAATCTGGCTTTTAACAAAGATGCACAGCTTTCTTATGTCGATCTTTTTGATGGTTTTTATGATTTGGATCGATATTCTGATCATGGCCTCGTGGCCACCATACCTTTTGAAATGGAAAACAACAAGATCATTATTAAGGCCAAAATGAATGATTGTCAGGAAACCTTGAAATTGATTTTCGATACGGGGGCAGATGGAATGGCTTTGAGCCCCAAGGTGGCAGAAATGGTGGGAGTAAAAAATATCAGAGACCATAAGACCGCCGTGGTGGGAGGAAGTACCAAGGTGAAGTTTTCAAGTGGGAATACTGTTCATCTTACCGAAAAACTGTCTTTATCTAATCAGAACTTGGTGATATTTCAAGGTATGGAGGATAAAGTAGATGGTCTAATTGGCGGTGGGGTCTTGCGAAAGTTTACCACCAAGTTTGATTTTGACAAGGGAGAGATTGAATTGTATGATTTTAATTCTTTTGAGCCCAGCCCAGAGGCAGCAGTATTTAATGTTGATTTCGGTTCCGGTGTTCCGGAGATACCCATCAAATATTATTTATCTAATAAGAAAGAAGAACTTACAGCAGAAATGGTCTTTGATACGGGCGCTGGATATAGCATGATATTTTTTGGTCCTTATGTCGGGCAAGAAAAATTAACAGAGGGGTTTGAGGCAGCGTTTCATTCCACCAACTATAGTATGGGAATGGCGACTCCTATCCAAATTGGTTACATGGATTACGCACGTATTGGTGATCAAAAAATTGAGAATGTCCTAGTATCATTACAGCAGTATGATCCTCAAAACAAGGATTGGATTACCAGCTCGGGTTCTTTCGGAATAGAACTGATCAAGAAGTTTCATGTGACGATTGATCGCTTACATAAGAAAATCTATTTGGAGCCGAATGAGTCTTTTTCAAAACCTACGGAATTCGTCATAGCAGGAATGGTCTTACATTTTAATGATCAAGAGGAATTGGAGATCAAGCAGGTGATTCAAGGTTCTGCTGCCAGTAGGGAAGGATTAAGACCTGGTGGAAAAATCATGATGATTGGTGATTTTACATCCGACGATCTTTTAGAAAATGGACTTAACGAACTCTTGAACATAGAACAAAGCAGTATTACAGTCAGGGTTCTTGCTGGGGAGCAAGCGATGCAGTTAGAATTAGAAATATAG
- a CDS encoding TlpA disulfide reductase family protein — MKTIFKVLLVVMVLIHSDLMATGIDGYAIISGRVAFESPFKELKLQQAIDGELVTVATSTVNENGEFAFMYPVSEAAFYHIEIAPKRFGHMLRFYLESGVELKVTIEEDSYELRGEDLGHNEVVTEWNRTVEKMLDVNRIGSRKTYEDFFPLLENELIEDAHEFKEGIDTGDEQFDELMKLSVQTDLEEQAFAFFRFPKSIHAGPEDYPIFYQQWEKEVKFTDANLLKLWNGKSYMDNYFMTYHLFLADPKPVGPKPLAEVIPTFDDPALLDVYLRDYFSTRRFKGGEYQKAMALAKPYMISPESKALIVELEKKYFTEEGQPGFKFEYEDVEGNAVAFDSFKGKIVYLDIWATWCGPCIQQIPHLKKLEEELHGEDIVFLSVSIDALKDKQKWKDFVKEKDLKGVQLMADKAWQSGLVKNYEIKGIPRFMIFDKEGNIVTTDAMRPSQPALKEQLIELLKK, encoded by the coding sequence ATGAAAACAATTTTCAAAGTACTGTTGGTAGTAATGGTACTTATTCACTCGGATTTGATGGCCACTGGGATAGATGGCTATGCTATCATCAGTGGAAGAGTAGCTTTTGAATCTCCATTTAAAGAGCTGAAACTCCAACAAGCGATAGATGGTGAGTTGGTGACTGTAGCAACTAGCACGGTCAATGAAAATGGTGAGTTTGCATTTATGTATCCAGTATCAGAGGCTGCTTTTTATCATATTGAAATAGCACCAAAACGATTCGGGCATATGCTTCGGTTTTATTTGGAAAGCGGAGTGGAGTTAAAGGTAACCATTGAGGAAGACAGCTATGAGTTACGAGGAGAGGACTTAGGCCATAATGAAGTAGTGACAGAATGGAATAGAACGGTCGAAAAGATGCTAGATGTTAATAGAATTGGTTCAAGAAAGACCTATGAGGATTTTTTTCCATTGTTAGAAAACGAGCTAATTGAAGATGCTCATGAGTTTAAAGAAGGAATAGACACAGGAGATGAGCAATTTGATGAATTGATGAAGTTGTCTGTCCAAACAGATTTAGAAGAACAGGCATTTGCCTTTTTTAGATTTCCAAAGTCTATCCATGCAGGACCGGAGGATTATCCCATCTTTTATCAGCAATGGGAGAAAGAGGTGAAATTCACGGATGCTAACCTCTTAAAATTGTGGAATGGAAAATCCTATATGGATAATTATTTCATGACTTATCATTTGTTTTTGGCTGATCCAAAACCAGTAGGGCCTAAACCACTAGCTGAAGTAATTCCAACCTTTGATGATCCTGCTTTGTTGGATGTCTATTTAAGAGATTATTTTTCTACCAGGAGATTCAAAGGAGGAGAATACCAAAAAGCAATGGCTTTGGCCAAACCTTATATGATTTCTCCGGAAAGCAAAGCTTTGATCGTTGAGTTGGAAAAGAAATATTTTACCGAAGAGGGTCAGCCAGGTTTTAAATTTGAGTATGAGGATGTGGAAGGTAATGCAGTGGCGTTTGATTCCTTTAAAGGAAAAATTGTTTACTTGGATATTTGGGCTACTTGGTGCGGGCCATGCATTCAGCAAATTCCTCATTTGAAAAAATTGGAAGAGGAGCTTCATGGAGAAGATATAGTGTTTTTGAGCGTATCCATCGATGCTTTGAAGGATAAGCAAAAGTGGAAGGATTTTGTGAAAGAAAAAGACCTAAAAGGGGTGCAGCTCATGGCTGACAAAGCTTGGCAGTCTGGCTTGGTGAAGAATTATGAAATAAAAGGGATTCCAAGATTTATGATTTTTGACAAAGAAGGGAATATCGTCACCACGGATGCCATGAGACCATCACAGCCAGCGCTTAAAGAGCAGCTTATCGAATTGTTAAAGAAATAA
- a CDS encoding RNA polymerase sigma factor — MRSAYRDSGLIEKLRKGNVEAYRTFFNEFYDSLCLFANKYLQDFDNAEDIVQEVFITVWDYRKDIQSYPSLKSFLYTVTKNKCLNFLKNDAKKNNLINGVELFTEMFYDAHVVEEETYRLLEKGIKELPDQSRKIIELHLDGLKNQEIADELNVSINTVKTLKKNAYKNLREIMGLLAMALMEI, encoded by the coding sequence TTGAGATCAGCCTATAGAGATAGTGGGTTAATAGAAAAGCTTAGGAAAGGAAATGTAGAAGCTTATAGGACTTTCTTTAATGAGTTCTATGATAGCTTATGCCTTTTTGCTAATAAATATCTTCAGGATTTTGATAATGCGGAGGACATAGTACAAGAGGTCTTTATTACAGTATGGGATTACAGAAAAGACATTCAATCCTACCCATCTCTAAAAAGTTTCTTGTATACAGTCACAAAAAACAAATGCCTAAATTTTTTGAAAAATGATGCAAAGAAAAATAATTTAATAAATGGGGTAGAACTGTTTACTGAAATGTTTTACGATGCTCATGTTGTAGAGGAAGAAACTTACCGCTTATTGGAAAAGGGAATAAAGGAACTTCCAGATCAATCGAGAAAGATTATTGAGCTTCATTTGGATGGTTTAAAGAACCAAGAGATTGCAGATGAACTGAATGTTTCCATCAATACGGTGAAAACATTGAAAAAAAATGCTTACAAAAACCTCAGGGAGATTATGGGTTTATTGGCCATGGCATTAATGGAGATTTAA
- a CDS encoding FecR family protein — MKPINYLFDISRLLVKKKLKGEDSLDQGELEMLHAWREESAMNDEVISTLDTRSREEINRRSKTGLDKEKAWRNVEARIKPKGNASVWMSLKWAAVILFPLAIGVVLYGQFQNVNENAPLLPGESRALLTLSDGSQVVLEEAVGMEIIGGTGEKVRLAQDELIYEGEDQSDHLEIYNTIETRVGNEYKLRLSDGTKVFLNAQSKLVFPVAFTGETRSVKLEGEGYFEVTPDKDRPFYVEVEGMRVQVLGTSFNVKAYTDESVTETVLVEGKVKLLNGTSQETLLSPDEKAVLNKRSKEIAVSEIDAVSATAWINGKYYFNNARLEDIMTDLARWYDFETKYSSQELREVRFEGWINRYEELDPILRIIEITNKIKIERNGKELIIS; from the coding sequence ATGAAACCGATCAATTATCTATTTGATATTTCAAGACTACTGGTCAAGAAAAAACTGAAAGGAGAAGATTCACTGGATCAGGGTGAATTGGAAATGCTTCACGCGTGGAGGGAGGAATCTGCCATGAATGATGAGGTGATATCCACTTTAGATACCAGAAGTAGGGAAGAAATCAACAGACGCTCAAAAACTGGTCTTGATAAAGAAAAAGCATGGAGAAATGTGGAAGCCCGAATCAAACCCAAAGGAAATGCAAGCGTATGGATGAGCTTAAAATGGGCAGCAGTGATACTGTTTCCTTTAGCAATAGGAGTGGTTTTATATGGACAGTTTCAAAATGTTAATGAAAATGCCCCATTGTTACCTGGAGAAAGTAGAGCCCTACTGACGCTTAGTGATGGAAGTCAGGTGGTTTTAGAAGAGGCTGTTGGAATGGAGATTATAGGTGGAACAGGAGAAAAAGTGAGATTAGCCCAGGATGAATTGATTTATGAAGGAGAAGACCAGAGCGATCATTTAGAAATTTATAATACTATTGAGACTAGGGTAGGGAATGAATATAAGCTCCGACTTTCAGATGGAACCAAGGTTTTCTTAAATGCCCAGTCCAAATTGGTCTTTCCTGTAGCTTTTACTGGCGAAACCAGGTCAGTAAAGTTAGAAGGGGAAGGGTATTTTGAAGTTACTCCCGATAAAGACCGCCCTTTTTATGTAGAAGTGGAAGGGATGAGAGTTCAGGTTTTGGGGACTTCATTCAATGTAAAAGCTTATACCGACGAATCAGTTACTGAAACTGTTTTGGTAGAGGGAAAAGTGAAATTGCTCAATGGTACTTCTCAAGAGACCCTGCTCAGTCCTGATGAGAAAGCAGTTTTGAACAAAAGATCCAAAGAAATAGCAGTAAGTGAAATTGATGCTGTGAGTGCTACGGCTTGGATTAATGGGAAATATTACTTCAATAATGCTCGTCTTGAAGACATTATGACAGATTTGGCAAGGTGGTATGACTTTGAAACCAAATACAGTAGTCAAGAGCTGCGGGAAGTTAGGTTTGAAGGATGGATCAACCGATATGAGGAATTGGATCCTATACTCAGAATAATTGAAATCACTAACAAAATAAAAATAGAACGTAATGGTAAAGAACTAATTATCAGTTAA
- a CDS encoding DUF4843 domain-containing protein has product MKKIIQNIYLLLAIVACWSCVEDELTTYESNKDSIYFTYSKEGHLATSPFDSLFYSVGLVPSGFTDSLISIPVKIIGKTTDYDRAFSLELSDRSTAVEGTNFKFESELTIPAGEVSSEILVRLYKTPDIAEDTVMLDFNLLPNDHFNTDMKSLINQFGVEELSYINFEVYLTGTITEPAYWFAPFLGPFSEKKILLMAEVLGIDPLIFTKSGVSVSKMMYYGKAMKRYLDIERAAGNTIYELDGSEMEMGPYF; this is encoded by the coding sequence ATGAAAAAGATAATTCAAAATATATATCTATTATTGGCCATTGTGGCTTGCTGGAGCTGTGTGGAGGATGAGTTGACCACTTACGAAAGCAATAAAGACAGTATTTATTTTACCTATTCCAAAGAAGGGCACCTTGCCACCTCACCTTTTGATAGTTTGTTTTATTCTGTTGGTCTGGTTCCAAGTGGGTTTACGGATTCCCTAATTAGTATTCCTGTAAAAATTATAGGTAAAACAACTGATTACGACAGAGCATTTTCCTTGGAACTGTCTGATAGATCCACTGCAGTGGAAGGAACCAACTTTAAATTCGAAAGTGAATTAACGATCCCTGCTGGAGAAGTGTCATCTGAAATTTTGGTTAGGCTTTATAAGACTCCTGATATTGCAGAGGATACCGTTATGTTGGATTTTAATTTACTTCCTAATGATCATTTCAATACGGATATGAAGAGTTTGATCAACCAATTTGGTGTGGAAGAACTAAGTTATATCAACTTTGAAGTTTACCTGACAGGAACCATTACAGAACCTGCCTACTGGTTTGCGCCTTTCTTAGGCCCTTTCTCTGAAAAGAAAATTTTATTGATGGCGGAAGTGTTAGGTATAGACCCTTTAATTTTTACCAAGAGTGGTGTGTCCGTTTCAAAAATGATGTATTACGGTAAAGCAATGAAGCGGTATTTGGATATCGAAAGAGCAGCTGGAAATACAATCTATGAATTGGATGGATCAGAGATGGAAATGGGGCCTTACTTTTAA
- a CDS encoding thioredoxin fold domain-containing protein, with protein MKKISLALMALFLFLSSGYAQDPFFHGSWKEVLKEAEEQNKLIFVDLYFEGCMPCDKMAKEVFPHPEVSKILEADFISFKSDVFKEEDGALLSRKFAAKGFPSFIFLNHEGKVIETATGYLNVKGLADTLKEMIDRAAKEDFTAFSPSLELDYPTFYSEFFISQNRKLNREEIKQYMDSQTDWSQEVPFMVLSTFARGGEYDQYYWTHGEALVDKFGYGLVSKRMYEIAQSQIKQFGAAKQIKRAQGTIGIIKDFLNEKDANRFTPFLLDRYYKEDPQHLWYLQEYRKLNIDNADQVFNVISGVLQHLPKDEETLKLLKDWYEEKVMSAQPDADQLYNYALILALMDEEGGAKSELEKIQIEENNTDLTTKDVELLAEVISSGNTEGYQPKQLVKAIPLLQ; from the coding sequence ATGAAAAAAATTAGTTTAGCGTTAATGGCCCTTTTTCTGTTCCTATCCTCAGGATATGCTCAGGATCCATTTTTCCATGGAAGTTGGAAGGAAGTACTTAAGGAAGCCGAAGAGCAAAATAAACTCATATTCGTGGATCTTTACTTTGAAGGTTGCATGCCCTGTGATAAGATGGCGAAAGAGGTCTTTCCTCACCCTGAAGTAAGTAAAATCTTGGAAGCTGATTTTATCAGTTTTAAGTCAGACGTCTTCAAAGAGGAGGATGGGGCTTTGTTGAGTAGAAAGTTTGCTGCTAAAGGCTTTCCATCTTTTATTTTCCTGAATCATGAAGGGAAGGTGATTGAAACGGCAACAGGTTACTTAAATGTAAAAGGGTTGGCGGATACATTAAAAGAAATGATTGACAGGGCAGCAAAAGAAGACTTTACGGCATTTAGCCCTAGTCTCGAGCTGGATTATCCTACTTTTTATTCGGAGTTTTTTATCAGCCAAAACCGCAAATTGAATAGGGAAGAGATCAAGCAATATATGGATTCCCAAACTGACTGGAGCCAGGAGGTTCCTTTTATGGTGTTGAGCACCTTTGCAAGAGGAGGGGAGTATGATCAATATTATTGGACACATGGCGAAGCATTGGTGGACAAGTTTGGCTATGGCTTGGTGAGCAAAAGGATGTACGAAATAGCCCAATCGCAAATCAAACAGTTTGGTGCTGCCAAGCAAATTAAACGAGCTCAAGGGACTATTGGGATAATTAAGGATTTTTTAAATGAAAAGGATGCAAATCGATTTACCCCATTTTTGTTGGACAGGTATTATAAAGAAGACCCTCAGCACCTTTGGTACCTTCAGGAATACCGGAAATTGAATATTGATAATGCAGATCAGGTTTTTAACGTCATCAGTGGGGTATTGCAGCACCTTCCAAAGGATGAAGAAACCCTCAAATTACTCAAAGATTGGTATGAAGAGAAAGTAATGTCAGCTCAACCTGATGCTGATCAACTATATAATTATGCATTGATATTGGCCCTTATGGATGAAGAAGGTGGGGCTAAATCAGAATTGGAGAAGATCCAAATAGAAGAAAACAATACTGATCTGACAACAAAGGATGTAGAATTATTGGCTGAAGTAATCTCAAGTGGAAACACGGAAGGTTACCAACCCAAGCAACTTGTAAAAGCAATCCCATTACTGCAATGA